A region of the Cotesia glomerata isolate CgM1 unplaced genomic scaffold, MPM_Cglom_v2.3 scaffold_14, whole genome shotgun sequence genome:
TAAGAGtgtatagttaaatttttagccATGAGTGGAACCACAGTACAATCACCACCAAATCACGATGGATCCACGATGAATCCACAATAAAACCACAAATTAACCTACGGTTGAATCACAGTAAAACCACTGTTGAACCACGGCAGAGTCACGACAATTCCACTACAAAACCGGAGGTGGAACCATGATGGAACCACGATCGAACCACAAAAGATTCACAGTTAATCCACTGTAAAACCGCTGTTGAACCACGGTGGAATCGCAATGGCAAAATGGCACAAAACCCACAGTGGATCCACCGTGGTTCCATCGTGGCTCCACAGTAAGACCACTACAACCGTGGTTCCATCGTGGATCCACCGTGGTTGCTAAACTGCGAGGGTTAACTTTAACTttgatcaaattaatttattcattttaatcatttaGGCTTTTCTTAATAAAGCTGGAGGGTTCCCTGGAATTGTGGGTGCAATTGACGGGTGTCATATTTCAATAAGACAACCACCAGGAAATGCGAACGATTACTATAATCGAAAAGGAAGCCACTCCATTATCTTGCAAGGTatgtaatgtaaaaatttccatttattaatcatttgcaaaattcattattataaattcatttttttcacttaataTTAAAAGGTACATGTGATCATAatggaaaatttattgatgttTTAATTGGACGACCTGGAAGAGCTCATGACTCACCAGTTTTTAGAAGCTCTCcgttgtatgaaaaaataacaGATGCTCAAAATCCGTTATTAAATCCATTCTGCTTACGCATTAATGACCAATGTTTTGACTCCATTTAAAGATAATGGTCATTTAACGCCACAGCAAGTAAGATATAATGTACGGCACGCATCTTTGCGTAGTGTAATAGAACGAGCGTTCGGAATATTAAAAGCTAAATTCCGCCGGTTGAACTATTTAGACGTTCAGTCTGTCCAGACTGCAAACCTTATAGTAGTAGCAGCATGTAcacttcataattttatattagccCGTGAGGAAAGacttaatataaatttattaaatgtggAAGTTCACgaagatgataatgatgataatattgATGATATTGATGAAAATGAAAACATTGAAGAGAATATTAATGCTGTTGAAAAACGAAATGAAATTATGAACTctatgtaaattataaaactaatttttcatttttatatcagggtgattctctgtaaggatatTTTATGCTGTTCCAGgtagttttttattagaaaaattgttattttgttacaaaaaaaaatttattacgaaaataaaaaaacatttctattgggagcattaaaaattaaaatgaagtaaattttggtttttttgctataaattcgtaaaccaccgaaataactgtctcctgggctgtcccattcccaaaattaaaactttaagattaaattttaagttattcgtccataatatataatttggtccataatgattataaacttaattaattaactaacaatttttttcaataaaaagtaccgaaagttaatttgtttcattaaattcattaaacttaagtttgtcccaggcattttaaaacagtcccctgccagaagttcaaaaccaaaaaaaaatccagcgtgttattttaccttttgtaagttTTATAAGGACCTAATTAGCCTTGAGTTGATAatcatagggctgttagcgctttatcggcattttatttaatgtcaaAGCATCGTTTGTGCAGGAAATATTTGTCTgagccacttcaaaactcagtcccctggccagtatttttatttataatttatttataaaacggCTACGTAACAAATCACCCGCACGACATTTCACCAGCGACAATTCAccatgattttttcaatgtaaagattattaatatttataaaaaataattataaatatcccAGACACAGTGGCCCCAAAATGTAGCGGGTGAGTTGTCGTGCGGGTGAAATGACGTGCCACGACTGGTAATTAGCagaattacaatttttaatgtatataTCTCAGTAATTAGTATTATTCTAAATGTCTAGGTGTAAGAGTACGTTATCAAAACTTACTGAGTCTTACCGTTAAACTTTATTATTGTACATattcacataaaaaaaataaaaaaatgctaagttaaaataatttttttttttattttgaagatacattaatatttttctaattaattcaaaaaaaatatttgacaaatttAGGCCATAGCTCACGTAAtgtaataaaacataataacgataataataattaacttcaTTGGAGAATAATAAATCATATGATTGTTCAAAGGAGGAAATTAATCTAAGTTTTAGCGAAGATCAATccaaatgtttaaaaattcaatcagtCAGAGTCTTCATCGCGAGCATCCTGGATTGCCCTCCAACgcgcattttttttattttgaataacattaatatttttcttattaaatcaAACATAGTAGAAAAATTTAGGCCATAACTGacgtaatataataaaaaatagtaacgATAATGATCATTAACTTCATTgaagagtaataaattatgtGATTGTTCGAAGTAGGAAATTAATATGAGTTTTATCGATGATCAATgtaaatcttcaaaaatttaaagtcaGTCAGAGTCGTCAGAGTCGCCAGCGTGAGCATAGCGAGCAGCCCTGATTGCCCTCCAACGTGCATCCTCCCGGTCCAAGCAAACATGGTAGTAGTGATTGAAGGTGTCATAGTACTCCCATGGTTCAATAGGCTCACCGCGTTTCGATACGCCTTTAtggtactgaaaaaaaagataaattaattttgagatattttttttttttttttttttttatagtcatataatcatatatataatcattttctatttatttacctTGAACGTATGATAGAGTTCGCAAAAATGACGCCAGCATTCACTGACGGATTTCTTTCCAATAAGTCCGCTGTTTTCTGCAATTTTCGTCCACTTCTCATAATCAGGACGATTCATCTCGTACCAGCTTTCGTATTGGAAAAGTCTTTCCAACGTCATCAAGCGGCTTCGTAACAGTAGTCGTTCCTGAATTCTGGTccctgaaattaaaaaagtaaaaacaattaacaattactCAATTAtgtttgattaattataattttttaatgcttacacataattaaaaaattaagaattaattcaaGGATGAATAATTCAAGGATGATGAAGTAAAAGATCCTTCTTATTAGACTGCTtgaaaagttatgaatttttattttgttttaaaacaaattaggtgaaaaataaaagaataatgaaaaaacaaaattcaaatttaaaaaaaaaaaaaaaaatttgaacgtgttctaaattttgtttttttaaataaaatgacttataataaatatttaattattgaatttaatttttgaatttttaaaataaatgtaattaagttaattatattttagtttattatgaATGAATATcacttactttttttatttaacataatttttgttgaactgaaattttatattataaaaacgacttcaaatttaattaacgaataatttgtaaaaaaaaacatttttcaaaaagaagACAAAAATAAGTCTATTTATCACGATTATCCAAAAAAGACTTTAGAATGCGGTTTTTCTCTGCTATCACCGTTGTCAGGCCTTTTAAGGTTAATAGCCCTTCACGGTATAATTCTTGCGACGTTGTTAAACAGTCCACATGATCTTTCATAATATTATTGCGCTGATGTCCAATATCaataaaagcttttttttgttgataataagAGCTTTTTACTTTTCCAGGTCCAGTTTTTGGCGTATTCGAAAAATCAGATCCTGACTTTGAGGTCGAGGCAGACGACTGCTCGTTTGATGAATTTTTCACCATGTTTTTAGCAacactgaaataaataaataatcaatcaaaatttattaggaAAATacaaatgatttaattttatactcaCTGTGTGTCTGAAACTGTCAAATTAATAGGTTCTATATTTTCTTTACTGATACTGGAGAATGTACTGGTAGAGAAGTTTACAGACTCatcgtttttaaatatttcatccATCTCATCAAACCAAGGCCACGGTTTTCGACCTCGTCCTGTGGTTAGCCGAGGATTattattcctttttttttcaacatatgTTGCTTTCATGTTTGTTAactttttactcaaatcatcGGTAGTGTAATCAGTGAGACCATGCTCCTTAAATACCCCACAAATTTGAATCCACAAGTCTTTGTTTCTTATTTTCGGATTTCTAAATAGGTGGACGCGTTTTTCGTATTCCGTCAGCAATAATTTGATTGATTTGTGATCATTCCAAGGGCGTTCTGCTAAGAAATAATTAGAGTTAGAGATGTGAAATAATTGCAAATTaaatatacacaaaaaaaatttttcgttacgTATAATTAAacggaaaaaattataattaattattacatttaaCGTACCATTACgagtaattttttctcctaCTGCATCCGATTGACTTTTTTCCAGAGCTCGGTCCAGTGAATctgtacaataaaaattttacctgtatttttacaattaattattaataattttttttaattaattaattattatatttaacttACCATTGCGATTTTTCCTTTTTCCTACTGTATTTGATTGATTATTTTGTACCTCTTTGTCCAGAAAAtctgtataatataatatataattttacgtATATTCTTATAAGttgatatttatgataaaaattaagaaaatacacAAGACACTAAGGAAAtgatcaagaaaaaaatatattccaGTTATTATGAAGTACCTTGCGTAACCTGTTCAAAGTTTGTAAATGTCAAAGCTGTTCCCTCATTAGGATCAGCTGTTTGATCCACATTTCTGTCATCTGTTGGACTTTGAGTAGGGataatagatttaaaaaaatttaatgcaaaCGACggatctaaaaataattagtgaaaatggcaattatttaaattaacaacaaaattataattgttaggttaaatattttttaaacttcgcATCTTGAAATTAAATTGCATACATACCATTTTGTATCTTATTATGAACATCTTTACTGTCGATCACAGTGTAATTTTCATCATTCCAACTGTATGTAATACTTAAATTAGTTCCGtccatttttaatatttatttaattttatttttatttttaataatttgattccAAACAAAATAGcgtttattttgtaaataatatacaTTCACATATTTGACATATACTGCAATGCTAATATGTATAGAAAGTTGTAAGCTCTATCTAGAAACAGTAAGTGTGtccaaagttaattttttggtagatCAAGTCAGCCCTGCTCagaacttagtaaacttgaacgCGGCCATTAACTGCTCTACCTTTAACGAAATACTGACCATCATTCGTAATTACTCGTATCATCATAAAAGGAATACGAGGGCATATGAATCTTTCTTCAAGATcagttaattttgaaattttttttttctttttttttttgtatataagccgagtcgttttttttttatgcattatgaaatctacttccatttcggctgcctaatggcctttttttttttattctaatagttatatataacatctatgattaaatataattttacctTACCAATCTTAAAGTCTAATTATATATCTCCTTATCTTCaacaatatttaatcatatatgattagaaaaaatcatttttttatgggTAAGTAGAGATACGACACATAGGAATATTATATGTTTTGATCTAAACGTTTTTCTATCGagtatatgggtgattctctgtaaggatgttttttgctgtccgaGGCAtgtttttattagaaaaattgttattttattactaaaaaaaaatttattatgaaagtaaaaaaacattcctatttggagcattgaaaaataaaatgaaataaattttggtttttttgctatacattcgtaaaccaccgaaataacagtcccctaGGCTGCCTCACTCCcaaaattaaatctttaagAATGAATTgtaagttattcgtccataaatacaaaaatatcaaaaaagcaaaaattcattattctatttatttattatgattaagttgaacgttttgtagcccttgttaattttttttttaataaaataaaaaataatttggtcggacaattttgtacagatttaagacgtcttTACAGAGGATCACCCATATATATTGAAGcaacatatattatattttaatgtaattgtGCTACTGATCactactatttaaaaatttaaagtttttgtaCAATATGAAAACAATGTGATTAGGTTGCTAGAGtcaatattgtaaatataaattataatttcaattatgaaaattgtttccatatattttaaaaaaaaaaaataaatttagtcataggaaaaattaatcattctaacgtaattttcaaaagaaaattgaagtaaCTTAAAATAACCATGAAAATACCTTGTCATTTAATGTATCCTCGTAAGTTTCCAATAGAATATTCTCAAGAAATCTTTgtttaataatcatttatttataccctcattaaaattttcaataaatttttgttatatatCTCTGAAaacatgatttaaaaaatttattacattcAACATTcatcctataataaaatactttaattactattttaataaacattcattattattttaaaatagtttacATACAATATGGCTTTACCTTtattaacaaaagtatttaacTTGTAggattaatattgtaaatatataaatatttgagatTGATTAATGAATCAagcaataatatttaatactaatCTTATCGTAAACAACTGTTTATGTAATTaggttaataaacaaaaatattatatgaCAAACTTCATAGATAAGAAAAACAtataaagtttgaatttattctgatattattaattgattaatcaaTACTCAGATTTAGATTATTAATGTATGACCCTAGCGGATCCGATTACACCGAATACACTAAAATCACACGGTgtaaatgtgaaaaaattacactgtacttacACCAGAGTACCACGGTGTGTTACAGTAGGATTTCAGTGTAGACACAGCGGTGATCAAAAACTGCTGCGTTACACCGTGTTTAAACCGAATTCTCACTTTGAATGTAAACAACAGGTGTTACACCGTCTCTACACTGGAATTCCACCGTAAATGTAAAAAAGCGTGTGTTACACCGTCTCTACACTGGAATTTCACCGCAAATGTAAAAAAGCGTGTATTACACCGTTTCTACACTGGAATCCCACCGTGAATGTAAAAGAGCGTATGTCACACCGTTTCTACACTAGAATCCCACTGTAAGCAACAAGAACATAGATATTACACCGTACTTACACTGACTTTACTCCTAAACTTTTAAATCGGGTATTGCACCGTATCTATGCTGGAATTTCActagttataaaaataccaGAAATACCCAGAAATCCCATTGTACactgagaaataaattttctttcgaaaaaaagaaacaatgccgcaataaaaaatcaatttgccggagatttacaataattcaatttctgagttgaaaaaataaaaaattttcaatcaataattttcttttcagaaaaatttttatagatttcggaaagaacaattttagatgaaaattcataaattttctattatctaaattttttttttctaaacacaaaaaaactattggtaattatttacaagtggggtccaccatttttattatcattttatgaacgaaattttttttttatttttccaaaaaaaaaagttgaatatcaccattttctaaaaaatttataaatttttttgaaaatttgttaaaattgtgttAATCAagataattcaaaataaatatatcgaaattttcaaataaaaaaatgaaaattaaaaaaaatgaaaattaaaatggtggacaccacttgtaaataattaccaaattttttttcaacaaaaaagtgactgtgagaaaaatttttatttctttaactCAGGAacataatgattaaaaattatcaacaaattaatttcttgtcacaacaatatccatttttttttaaagaaattttttctgtttgagTCAGCAAAATGACTTGTACATTCAAAAACTCTGTTATCAAATGATtctactaaaaaattgttaagcctagcacattatttaaaaatgatcataCTCCATAACATttgtacttaaaattttattcacaaagatagaaatacttttttttcttatttattttaattaattaattttattttcttatttaatttttatctatttttaattaatgtaatctAATGTTGTTGTTAGGGAGTGAGgaaatttttgcaatatttGTTGGACATTTCGTAGTAGAAAATACATGTTTACAAAATTCAAtcacttattaattaaaagcacactaataataaataatgcatGTTTTATAgtatgaaataatatttattgctttaatagaaataaatcttttaagATTTTTGCAAGCTTTTGAGATGATatacgtaaaaaaattataaaaatattaaagttacataaaaaaattatctttttttgttaTCAAAATCGAAATTCAATCTCAAAAGTAcactttcaattttattaactcgTTAATTAAGATATAtcagttttataaataaaatattgactaCTCATAATAGTATAGGATCCATTACTTTGAATTAGCGACAATAATTATAGAATTGCTATAGGAACTGTTACCATAATTTGTATTCGTACTCCTTATCATTGAACAGGAAcaaatttcgtaaaataatGGAGACAGTTcctatatttttcttttcatgtACAGTCATTAAAaaactgtttatttattcatttcgaGTATTACTTACTcgatacatttataaatttcatactCTTGATAATCTCTTTGTCATTAGTCAATTTCCCAACAATTTGGAAGATCAAAAACAAAGATGCCCATGTCTGTACATATTTGAGTTGCAGGCCggactaattttaaattgcttaCAAAAGTTATGTCGTTGCTTATTTCTACttgtttaatataatttgtacCATAagcacttttttttaaaacgtaAACTTNNNNNNNNNNNNNNNNNNNNNNNNNNNNNNNNNNNNNNNNNNNNNNNNNNNNNNNNNNNNNNNNNNNNNNNNNNNNNNNNNNNNNNNNNNNNNNNNNNNNGTTAGTTTTCACTCTCCTTGTAATGAGCATAGCTTCCAAAATCTTGACCACGTCGTTATTTTTACTCGCATTCATAAGAcaaaatgtgttttttgaCCTAATTAATCGTATTCTCATTTCAACTCcgttaagtaaaaatttatcttgatTAAAAACATCACAATGTAAATGACCCATTATTTCAAAATCTTTTCCTTTTGAGGTGTATACCGATCGGTCCTCTAGACcacgattttttattttctctaaattatcaaattctCCCATTGTATTCATATTCCACATTCACATCTTAAGATGAGTACTTTTTGCATCAACTCCATTATTTAAAAGTGTTTCTAAGTAAGCTCTATAAGCGTAGGTATTATTAGATGGTGACACTGTTTTTTGATTAAAGATTGAAtgcagaaaattatttactggACCCACAATATCTTTTTCATCTACTGAACCCTCAGGTTTTACaatttttg
Encoded here:
- the LOC123273820 gene encoding putative nuclease HARBI1 isoform X2, whose protein sequence is MSREAFVAFLNKAGGFPGIVGAIDGCHISIRQPPGNANDYYNRKGSHSIILQGTCDHNGKFIDVLIGRPGRAHDSPVFRSSPLYEKITDAQNPLLNPFCLRINDQCFDSI
- the LOC123273816 gene encoding uncharacterized protein LOC123273816 isoform X1, whose product is MDGTNLSITYSWNDENYTVIDSKDVHNKIQNDPSFALNFFKSIIPTQSPTDDRNVDQTADPNEGTALTFTNFEQVTQDFLDKEVQNNQSNTVGKRKNRNDSLDRALEKSQSDAVGEKITRNAERPWNDHKSIKLLLTEYEKRVHLFRNPKIRNKDLWIQICGVFKEHGLTDYTTDDLSKKLTNMKATYVEKKRNNNPRLTTGRGRKPWPWFDEMDEIFKNDESVNFSTSTFSSISKENIEPINLTVSDTHVAKNMVKNSSNEQSSASTSKSGSDFSNTPKTGPGKVKSSYYQQKKAFIDIGHQRNNIMKDHVDCLTTSQELYREGLLTLKGLTTVIAEKNRILKSFLDNRDK
- the LOC123273816 gene encoding uncharacterized protein LOC123273816 isoform X2 is translated as MDGTNLSITYSWNDENYTVIDSKDVHNKIQNDPSFALNFFKSIIPTQSPTDDRNVDQTADPNEGTALTFTNFEQVTQDFLDKEVQNNQSNTVGKRKNRNDSLDRALEKSQSDAVGEKITRNERPWNDHKSIKLLLTEYEKRVHLFRNPKIRNKDLWIQICGVFKEHGLTDYTTDDLSKKLTNMKATYVEKKRNNNPRLTTGRGRKPWPWFDEMDEIFKNDESVNFSTSTFSSISKENIEPINLTVSDTHVAKNMVKNSSNEQSSASTSKSGSDFSNTPKTGPGKVKSSYYQQKKAFIDIGHQRNNIMKDHVDCLTTSQELYREGLLTLKGLTTVIAEKNRILKSFLDNRDK
- the LOC123273822 gene encoding uncharacterized protein LOC123273822 isoform X1, with the translated sequence MLNKKRTRIQERLLLRSRLMTLERLFQYESWYEMNRPDYEKWTKIAENSGLIGKKSVSECWRHFCELYHTFKYHKGVSKRGEPIEPWEYYDTFNHYYHVCLDREDARWRAIRAARYAHAGDSDDSD
- the LOC123273822 gene encoding uncharacterized protein LOC123273822 isoform X2; amino-acid sequence: MWTRIQERLLLRSRLMTLERLFQYESWYEMNRPDYEKWTKIAENSGLIGKKSVSECWRHFCELYHTFKYHKGVSKRGEPIEPWEYYDTFNHYYHVCLDREDARWRAIRAARYAHAGDSDDSD
- the LOC123273820 gene encoding putative nuclease HARBI1 isoform X1, whose product is MTIWLLATPDSFRSVADRFNFSKSTAHSALKQIILILSHNLLPNFISWPNDEESALIENAFLNKAGGFPGIVGAIDGCHISIRQPPGNANDYYNRKGSHSIILQGTCDHNGKFIDVLIGRPGRAHDSPVFRSSPLYEKITDAQNPLLNPFCLRINDQCFDSI